The following proteins are co-located in the Echinicola sp. 20G genome:
- a CDS encoding 30S ribosomal protein THX, translating into MGKGDMKSKRGKINRGTYGASRPHKNQNIASKKEKANN; encoded by the coding sequence ATGGGAAAAGGAGATATGAAAAGCAAAAGAGGCAAAATCAACCGAGGAACTTACGGAGCTAGCAGGCCTCACAAAAATCAAAATATTGCAAGTAAGAAGGAAAAGGCAAACAATTGA
- a CDS encoding O-acetylhomoserine aminocarboxypropyltransferase/cysteine synthase family protein — protein sequence MAQPYHFETLQLHAGQEPDPTTKSRAVPIYQTTSYVFDSAEHGANLFGLKEFGNIYTRIMNPTTDVFEQRIAALEGGVSALATASGQAAQFLALNNILQAGENLVSSPYLYGGTYNQFKVALKRVGIDARFAKSDKAADFEALIDDKTKAIYLETIGNPEFNIPDFESIAALAKKHDLPLVVDNTFGAAGFLFRPIAHGANIVVQSATKWIGGHGTSIGGVIVDAGNYNWGNGKYPQFSEPSEGYHGLNFWETFGDNNPLGLPNVAFAIRARVEGLRDFGPALSPFNAFQLIQGLETLSLRVQRTVDNALAIAKWLEDHAQVKKVNYPGLESSPYHTLAQKYLTNGFGGVLSFELKGDKEKAGEFINNLSLISHLANVGDAKTLIIQPSATTHQQLTDEEQLAAGVTPTLLRLSVGIEHIDDIKADLTAAFEKIK from the coding sequence ATGGCACAACCTTATCATTTCGAAACACTTCAGCTACACGCTGGACAAGAACCCGACCCGACCACAAAATCCAGAGCGGTACCCATCTATCAAACTACTTCTTATGTATTTGATTCAGCAGAGCATGGCGCCAACCTATTTGGTTTAAAAGAATTTGGTAACATCTACACCAGGATCATGAATCCTACCACAGATGTTTTTGAGCAAAGAATAGCAGCACTTGAAGGTGGTGTGTCAGCATTGGCTACTGCCTCTGGACAAGCCGCCCAGTTTTTGGCGCTCAACAATATATTACAAGCAGGTGAAAACCTGGTCTCCTCCCCTTACCTATACGGTGGCACTTACAATCAGTTTAAAGTAGCCCTCAAAAGAGTGGGTATCGATGCCCGTTTTGCCAAAAGCGATAAAGCAGCCGATTTTGAAGCACTTATTGATGACAAGACCAAGGCCATCTATTTAGAAACTATTGGGAATCCTGAATTTAACATTCCTGATTTTGAAAGCATTGCCGCGCTAGCCAAGAAGCATGACCTTCCTTTGGTGGTGGACAATACTTTCGGAGCAGCAGGTTTTCTATTTAGACCTATTGCCCATGGAGCCAATATAGTGGTACAGTCTGCCACGAAATGGATCGGCGGGCATGGCACTTCCATAGGTGGTGTGATTGTAGATGCAGGTAACTATAACTGGGGCAATGGCAAATACCCTCAATTCTCCGAACCTTCCGAAGGCTACCATGGATTGAATTTCTGGGAAACTTTCGGCGACAACAACCCACTGGGATTGCCCAATGTGGCCTTTGCTATCAGGGCAAGAGTAGAAGGCTTGAGGGATTTTGGACCTGCACTAAGTCCTTTCAACGCATTCCAGTTGATTCAGGGGCTTGAAACACTTTCATTAAGGGTACAAAGGACTGTAGATAATGCTCTGGCCATCGCCAAATGGTTGGAAGACCATGCCCAAGTGAAGAAAGTAAACTACCCTGGTTTGGAAAGCAGCCCTTATCACACTTTAGCACAGAAATACCTGACCAATGGATTTGGAGGCGTACTGAGCTTTGAACTTAAAGGCGACAAGGAAAAAGCCGGTGAGTTTATCAATAACCTCAGCTTGATTTCCCATTTGGCCAATGTGGGTGACGCGAAGACCTTGATCATTCAGCCTTCTGCCACTACCCACCAACAACTTACCGATGAAGAACAACTTGCCGCGGGAGTTACTCCTACCTTGTTGCGCTTGTCTGTGGGTATCGAACACATTGATGACATCAAAGCTGACCTAACGGCAGCTTTTGAAAAAATAAAGTAA
- the metX gene encoding homoserine O-acetyltransferase — protein MNLQSPYLITDMSQEVFHCEEELQLDSGESLPEFQLSYTTQGHLTAKKDNVIWVLHALTGDANVHEWWSGLVGEDKFFDPTKYFIVCANLLGSCYGSTQPLSENPKTGKPYYYDFPNLSTRDMAKAFDKLREHLGIEKIDTVIGGSLGGQVALEWAYSLQEKVKKTIIVASNAKTSPWTIGFNEAQRMSIESDSTWGQNSPDAGKKGLEAARAIGMLSYRHQDIFETSQKETEEKTDHFKVSSYLRYQGQKLANRFNALSYWVLTKAMDSHDLGRGRGGTAKALSEIKSKVLSIGINTDLLFTKEESQFISKNIPNGTYREISSIYGHDAFLVENEQLNYILKSFYLENNG, from the coding sequence ATGAACTTACAATCACCGTATCTGATCACCGATATGAGCCAAGAAGTTTTCCATTGTGAGGAAGAATTGCAATTAGACTCAGGAGAAAGCCTTCCGGAATTCCAACTGAGCTATACGACCCAAGGACACCTTACAGCAAAAAAAGACAATGTCATTTGGGTATTGCATGCCCTTACGGGTGATGCCAATGTCCATGAGTGGTGGAGTGGATTGGTTGGAGAGGACAAATTCTTCGACCCAACCAAATATTTCATTGTCTGCGCCAACCTCTTGGGTTCTTGCTATGGCTCCACGCAGCCATTGAGTGAAAATCCCAAGACCGGAAAGCCTTATTACTATGACTTTCCAAACCTGTCCACCAGAGACATGGCCAAGGCATTTGACAAACTTCGGGAACACTTGGGTATCGAAAAAATAGATACGGTGATTGGTGGTTCATTGGGTGGCCAAGTGGCCCTTGAATGGGCATACAGTTTACAGGAAAAAGTAAAGAAAACCATTATTGTCGCTTCCAACGCCAAGACATCCCCATGGACCATTGGCTTTAATGAAGCGCAGAGAATGTCCATTGAATCGGACAGCACTTGGGGACAGAATTCCCCCGATGCAGGCAAAAAAGGATTGGAAGCAGCCAGGGCCATTGGTATGTTGAGTTACAGGCACCAGGACATCTTTGAAACCAGTCAAAAAGAAACCGAAGAAAAGACTGACCATTTCAAAGTCAGCTCTTACCTAAGGTACCAAGGCCAAAAGTTGGCCAACAGGTTCAATGCGCTATCCTATTGGGTATTGACCAAAGCGATGGACAGCCATGATTTGGGCAGAGGCAGAGGCGGAACTGCCAAAGCATTGTCTGAAATCAAGTCAAAGGTACTTTCCATTGGCATCAATACCGACTTGCTATTTACCAAAGAAGAATCACAGTTCATCAGCAAAAATATCCCCAATGGTACTTACAGAGAGATCAGCTCGATCTACGGCCATGATGCATTTTTGGTGGAAAATGAACAGTTAAACTATATTTTAAAATCTTTTTATCTGGAAAATAATGGCTAA
- a CDS encoding homoserine dehydrogenase, whose protein sequence is MAKQIGLFGFGVVGQGYYSIAKKHQQNLLPKTIVVQNKKKERNPELSFSFDPNDILKSNYDIGLELISDPEEAYHYVSALLKSGKKVISANKKMLAAHLPEFLQLEKEFGGSLLYEAAAAAGIPIITTLDTHFAGDQIETLEGILNGSSNYILSQLFEEGLTFDEALKLAQDNGFAEADPTLDINGSDVSSKLAILILHAFGKFVHEKDIPTLGVQHIRKEDVILAQKLGLKIKLIAKAQITADGITAYILPTLVNPKNALYWVENEYNSIKVISQNLGEQFYKGKGAGSLPTGASVYADLTKSERGYSYSYDKLNGELPKTFQPKSKNLEVIVRAHSESAIKSLAPEAEIVLHQEAYWSVATISAQLLQEKQTLIQEEEISIVALNETATKKDVLQALKEEVNITISLN, encoded by the coding sequence ATGGCTAAACAGATTGGCTTATTTGGTTTTGGTGTGGTGGGACAAGGATATTATAGTATTGCAAAAAAGCACCAGCAAAACCTACTTCCCAAGACCATAGTAGTACAAAACAAAAAGAAGGAAAGAAACCCTGAGCTTTCCTTTTCTTTTGACCCAAATGATATTTTAAAATCAAATTATGATATTGGTCTGGAATTAATTTCTGATCCAGAAGAGGCCTATCATTATGTAAGTGCATTGCTCAAATCAGGTAAGAAAGTGATTTCTGCCAACAAGAAGATGTTGGCTGCTCACCTGCCGGAATTTCTGCAATTGGAGAAAGAATTTGGTGGGAGTTTGCTTTATGAAGCTGCTGCAGCTGCAGGAATCCCTATCATTACCACCTTGGACACCCATTTTGCCGGAGACCAAATTGAAACACTGGAAGGAATCTTAAACGGTTCTTCCAACTACATTCTCAGCCAGCTTTTTGAAGAAGGCCTGACTTTTGACGAAGCCCTCAAGTTGGCCCAAGACAACGGTTTTGCCGAAGCTGACCCTACTTTGGACATCAATGGCAGCGATGTCAGTAGTAAACTGGCCATTCTTATACTCCATGCATTTGGTAAGTTTGTCCATGAAAAAGACATCCCAACCTTGGGTGTACAGCACATTAGAAAAGAAGACGTCATCCTGGCCCAAAAGCTAGGGCTTAAAATCAAGTTGATCGCCAAAGCCCAAATTACAGCGGACGGGATAACAGCTTATATCCTGCCCACATTGGTCAACCCAAAAAATGCATTGTATTGGGTCGAAAATGAATACAACAGTATCAAGGTAATTTCCCAAAATCTTGGAGAGCAGTTCTATAAAGGTAAAGGAGCGGGTAGCTTACCCACCGGAGCATCAGTCTATGCTGACCTGACCAAATCTGAAAGGGGTTATTCCTATTCTTATGACAAACTAAACGGTGAACTTCCAAAAACATTCCAGCCAAAAAGTAAGAATTTGGAAGTGATCGTCCGTGCCCATTCAGAAAGCGCCATCAAATCACTTGCTCCTGAAGCCGAAATAGTTCTCCATCAAGAAGCTTATTGGAGCGTTGCGACCATTTCAGCCCAATTACTGCAAGAAAAACAGACTTTGATCCAGGAAGAAGAAATATCCATTGTTGCCCTAAATGAAACGGCGACCAAAAAAGATGTCCTACAGGCTTTAAAAGAAGAGGTGAACATTACCATCAGCTTGAACTAA
- a CDS encoding VOC family protein produces the protein MEYSQIKETCLYIHDLDKAASFYHNILGMPVISKEEGRHIFFRCGSSVLLCFIPEKTKNEKVLPPHYADGKQHIAFEVAPEVYHSTKESLLQKGITITHEQRWRDGLESFYFEDPFGHVLEIVPKGIWE, from the coding sequence ATGGAATATTCACAAATCAAAGAAACTTGCCTTTATATCCATGACCTGGACAAGGCAGCATCATTTTACCACAACATCCTAGGTATGCCGGTGATTTCCAAAGAGGAAGGCCGGCATATTTTTTTTAGATGTGGCAGCTCTGTCTTGCTTTGCTTTATCCCCGAAAAGACAAAAAACGAAAAAGTATTACCTCCTCACTATGCCGATGGAAAACAGCATATTGCTTTTGAGGTAGCTCCAGAAGTCTATCATTCCACTAAGGAAAGCCTGCTTCAAAAAGGTATTACCATCACCCATGAACAACGTTGGAGGGACGGTTTGGAAAGTTTTTACTTTGAAGATCCCTTTGGCCATGTACTTGAAATTGTACCAAAAGGAATATGGGAGTAG
- a CDS encoding sodium:alanine symporter family protein yields MKEVIEAINGLVWSNALIVLCLATGIYFSIRTGFLQVSYLKEMVRLLFKGESSEKGVSSFQAFAIAISGRVGTGNIAGVATAIAMGGPGAIFWMWVIAFLGAASAFVESTLGQIYKEVNDGQYRGGPAYYIEKGLGVKWYALLFAFATILSTALFMPGVQSNSIALSMQNAFNVPVTYTGIGITLVLGLIIIGGVKRISKVAEVVIPFMAAAYILMAVVIISMNITEVPAILTLIVKSAFNMEAAFSGVFGMAIAWGVKRGIYSNEAGQGTAPHAAAAAEVSHPVKQGLVQAFSVYVDTLFVCTATALMILFTGQYNVINPEGGFLIENLPSVEIGPEYTQYAVATHFPDLGRGFIAISLLFFAFTTIMAYYYIAETNLSYLNRTKHFPWAIWALRILILVATFYGAIRTAEVAWMMGDIGVGVMAWLNVIAILLLGRPALLALKDYQRQQKEGKDPVFKAKEAGIKNADFWD; encoded by the coding sequence ATGAAAGAAGTAATTGAGGCCATCAATGGATTAGTTTGGAGCAATGCGTTGATTGTCCTTTGTCTGGCCACAGGTATTTATTTTTCCATCAGGACCGGTTTTCTTCAGGTGAGCTACTTGAAAGAAATGGTAAGGTTATTATTTAAAGGGGAATCATCCGAAAAAGGGGTTTCGTCATTTCAGGCATTTGCCATTGCCATATCGGGAAGGGTTGGGACCGGAAATATTGCTGGGGTAGCGACTGCTATCGCCATGGGAGGCCCCGGAGCTATTTTCTGGATGTGGGTGATTGCTTTTCTGGGAGCAGCTTCCGCTTTTGTAGAATCCACTTTGGGACAAATCTATAAAGAAGTTAATGATGGTCAGTACAGGGGTGGTCCTGCTTACTATATCGAAAAAGGCCTTGGGGTAAAATGGTATGCCTTGCTGTTTGCTTTCGCCACGATCCTTAGCACAGCCTTGTTTATGCCAGGGGTACAGAGTAACAGCATTGCCCTGAGTATGCAGAACGCATTTAATGTGCCGGTAACTTATACTGGGATTGGTATTACTTTGGTTTTGGGCTTGATTATCATTGGTGGTGTCAAGAGAATCAGTAAGGTAGCGGAAGTGGTGATTCCTTTTATGGCAGCAGCCTATATTTTGATGGCCGTGGTCATTATCTCTATGAACATCACGGAAGTCCCGGCCATCCTTACATTGATTGTGAAATCTGCTTTTAATATGGAAGCGGCGTTCAGTGGGGTTTTTGGTATGGCCATCGCCTGGGGGGTCAAGAGAGGAATCTATTCCAATGAAGCAGGGCAGGGGACAGCACCTCATGCGGCTGCGGCTGCTGAAGTGAGCCATCCGGTTAAACAGGGTTTGGTTCAGGCATTTTCCGTGTATGTAGATACGCTTTTTGTTTGTACAGCGACAGCCTTGATGATCCTTTTCACAGGACAATACAATGTGATCAATCCAGAAGGTGGGTTCCTAATTGAAAATTTACCCAGTGTAGAGATAGGCCCGGAATATACCCAGTATGCAGTAGCAACACATTTTCCGGATTTGGGAAGAGGGTTTATTGCAATTTCCCTGTTGTTCTTTGCCTTTACGACCATCATGGCCTACTATTATATTGCCGAAACCAATCTTAGCTACCTGAACCGCACCAAGCATTTTCCTTGGGCCATTTGGGCATTAAGGATCTTGATTTTAGTGGCCACCTTCTATGGCGCCATCAGGACAGCAGAAGTAGCCTGGATGATGGGGGATATCGGTGTGGGCGTCATGGCCTGGTTGAATGTTATCGCTATTTTACTATTGGGTAGACCGGCTTTACTGGCCTTGAAGGATTACCAAAGGCAGCAAAAAGAAGGCAAAGATCCTGTGTTTAAAGCCAAAGAAGCAGGTATTAAAAATGCTGATTTCTGGGATTAA
- a CDS encoding ABC transporter permease: MSKSLRKKKRLGSFKFMSVLFSTTLSLFIVGLFGVIVIQAKTLTSIIRENIEVQVFLNKNITEADRAKIGKMLESQDYVLQKEDGAQLSYISADEAAKSFLEDTGEDFSKFLDDNPLRDSYVISIDEAFQTSEKMENIVGDIQKMDGVFEVTYMNDLVESINKNLLKVSIVLGAFILILVVTVIILINNTIRLALFSQRFLIRSMQLVGATRGFIRKPFLNRSFFFGSLAGILSSALLYGLIEYTKANIDGFALLQNNQLILMLFGGLIVLGAVLSFFSTLRAVNKYLNMSLDELY; encoded by the coding sequence ATGAGCAAATCTTTAAGGAAAAAGAAAAGACTGGGAAGTTTTAAATTTATGAGTGTGCTTTTTAGCACCACCCTCTCCCTTTTTATTGTGGGGCTTTTTGGGGTCATTGTTATTCAGGCCAAAACCCTGACCTCTATTATCCGCGAGAACATTGAAGTGCAGGTATTCCTGAACAAGAATATTACCGAAGCTGACCGTGCCAAGATTGGCAAGATGCTGGAAAGCCAAGACTATGTCCTCCAAAAGGAAGATGGCGCTCAGTTATCTTATATTTCTGCTGATGAAGCGGCAAAATCCTTTTTGGAAGATACAGGAGAAGATTTTAGCAAATTCCTGGATGACAACCCCCTTCGGGACAGCTATGTCATTTCCATTGATGAGGCTTTTCAAACCTCTGAAAAGATGGAAAACATCGTCGGTGACATCCAAAAAATGGACGGGGTCTTTGAGGTAACCTATATGAATGACTTGGTGGAATCGATCAACAAAAACCTGCTCAAAGTCAGCATTGTCCTCGGCGCTTTCATTTTGATTTTGGTGGTCACTGTCATCATCCTGATCAACAACACCATCAGATTGGCCCTTTTCAGCCAGCGCTTCCTGATCAGGAGCATGCAACTGGTAGGTGCCACCCGGGGATTCATCAGAAAACCCTTTCTCAACAGGTCCTTTTTCTTTGGGAGCCTTGCAGGAATTCTTTCTTCTGCCCTACTTTACGGTCTGATAGAATATACCAAGGCCAATATTGATGGCTTTGCCTTATTGCAAAACAACCAATTGATTTTAATGCTCTTTGGTGGGCTTATCGTTCTTGGAGCGGTATTATCCTTTTTCAGCACATTGAGAGCCGTTAACAAATATTTAAACATGTCTTTGGACGAACTTTATTAA
- a CDS encoding DUF3098 domain-containing protein: MDKNNLPFSKKNYTLMLIGIAIIVVGFVIIGMDSEPHGFGFMGLTLGPIITLAGFIFEFYAIFYKSEK; this comes from the coding sequence ATGGATAAGAACAACCTTCCTTTTTCAAAGAAAAATTATACCCTAATGTTGATCGGAATTGCCATTATTGTAGTGGGCTTCGTGATCATCGGAATGGACAGTGAACCACACGGATTTGGTTTTATGGGCCTTACTTTGGGGCCTATTATCACTTTAGCAGGTTTCATTTTTGAATTTTACGCCATTTTTTACAAATCAGAAAAATAA
- a CDS encoding undecaprenyl-diphosphate phosphatase gives MTIIEAIILGIIQGLTEFLPVSSSGHIELGSFLLGVQAADNLLFTVVVHAATALSTIIVFRKDIANIIKDLFKFQWNDGTQFTAKILLSMIPIGIVGVLFEEQIEALFGGKIVLVGAMLLFTAVLLAFSHFAAKREGHVTFPKAIVIGIAQTIAIMPGISRSGSTIATALLIGVEKERATRFSFLMVLLPILGASAIKLLKFFKDPSIAEGITAVPLTAGFLAAFLAGLAACIWMINIVKRGKLIYFAIYCAIVGTIAVIGGLSM, from the coding sequence ATGACAATCATAGAAGCAATCATTTTGGGTATCATTCAGGGCTTGACTGAATTTTTGCCTGTGTCCAGTAGTGGCCATATCGAATTGGGTTCTTTCCTTTTGGGGGTCCAGGCTGCTGACAATTTACTCTTTACAGTGGTGGTTCATGCAGCCACTGCCCTAAGCACCATTATTGTTTTCCGAAAGGACATTGCCAATATAATTAAGGACTTGTTCAAGTTCCAGTGGAATGATGGCACGCAGTTTACGGCCAAAATTTTACTTTCAATGATTCCCATAGGCATTGTCGGGGTCTTGTTTGAGGAACAGATAGAGGCCCTATTTGGGGGAAAAATCGTATTGGTGGGCGCCATGCTTTTATTTACTGCTGTCTTACTGGCTTTTTCACACTTTGCAGCCAAAAGAGAAGGGCATGTCACTTTCCCCAAGGCTATTGTGATCGGCATAGCCCAAACCATCGCCATCATGCCCGGAATCAGTCGTTCTGGTTCCACTATTGCTACAGCTCTCCTGATCGGCGTAGAAAAAGAAAGGGCTACCCGGTTTTCCTTTTTGATGGTACTTTTGCCCATCTTAGGTGCCTCAGCCATCAAACTATTGAAATTCTTTAAAGACCCCAGCATTGCTGAAGGGATTACTGCTGTTCCATTGACAGCTGGCTTCTTGGCCGCTTTCTTGGCTGGGCTTGCTGCCTGTATTTGGATGATTAATATTGTAAAACGAGGAAAGCTTATTTACTTTGCCATTTATTGCGCCATAGTGGGTACTATTGCCGTAATTGGCGGATTAAGCATGTAG
- the truB gene encoding tRNA pseudouridine(55) synthase TruB, producing the protein MDQQPYGEVFLINKPLEWTSFDVVKKVRNALKIKKVGHAGTLDPLATGLLIICAGKKTKSINDFMGQEKEYTGTFVLGKTTESFDLEQEVQEVADPSHLTLTEIENACAQLTGDIMQVPPTHSAIKKDGKRVYESARKGIEVKLDPRPVQVSTFEITRFELPEIDFRIVCSKGTYIRSLARDLGESLGVGAYMSALTRTRIGDFLLSNAVEVLDLVAKIKAEKEAE; encoded by the coding sequence ATGGATCAACAACCTTATGGAGAAGTATTCCTGATCAACAAACCCTTGGAATGGACCTCATTCGATGTGGTCAAAAAGGTCAGGAATGCCTTAAAGATTAAAAAAGTAGGCCATGCGGGCACATTGGACCCTTTGGCAACGGGATTATTGATTATTTGCGCTGGTAAAAAAACCAAGAGCATCAATGATTTCATGGGGCAGGAAAAAGAATATACCGGGACTTTTGTGCTGGGAAAGACCACCGAATCCTTTGACTTGGAACAAGAAGTACAAGAGGTGGCAGATCCTTCCCATTTGACCTTGACGGAGATTGAAAATGCCTGTGCACAATTGACCGGGGATATCATGCAGGTTCCCCCTACCCACTCAGCCATCAAAAAGGACGGCAAGAGGGTTTATGAGTCAGCCAGAAAAGGCATTGAGGTCAAGCTTGACCCACGGCCGGTGCAGGTTTCTACCTTTGAAATCACGCGTTTTGAATTGCCGGAGATTGATTTTCGCATTGTTTGTTCCAAAGGAACCTATATCAGAAGCCTGGCCAGGGACTTGGGTGAAAGCTTAGGGGTGGGTGCCTATATGTCCGCCTTGACCCGTACCAGAATTGGCGATTTTCTCCTTTCCAATGCCGTAGAAGTATTGGATTTGGTAGCAAAGATCAAAGCCGAAAAAGAAGCTGAGTGA
- a CDS encoding bifunctional riboflavin kinase/FAD synthetase, translating to MKIYEGLEHFPSITNAVVTSGTFDGVHLGHQKILNRIKNIAKEADGETVLITFWPHPRLVLHPEEHNLRLLTTFEEKAKLLAKEGIDHLVTIPFTKEFSQLSSEEFIQKVLIDKIQTKVLVIGYDHRFGKNREGSFEHLMENKERYGFELEEISREDIDHVGISSTKIRKALLAGHVSEANEFLGREYELNGIVIKGQQIGRSIDFPTANIHVPNNYKLIPGDGAYAVRISVGEEFYFGMLNIGNRPTVDGLEKTVEAHLFDYNDNLYDKQITVYFKDFLRAERKFANLEELKAQLAKDKARARQIFGI from the coding sequence ATGAAAATTTACGAAGGACTTGAGCATTTCCCCTCCATCACCAACGCCGTGGTTACCAGTGGCACCTTTGATGGGGTGCACTTGGGACATCAAAAAATCCTGAACAGAATAAAAAATATTGCCAAAGAAGCTGACGGAGAAACTGTCCTGATTACCTTTTGGCCACATCCTAGGCTGGTCCTGCACCCTGAAGAGCATAACCTGAGATTGCTGACCACCTTTGAAGAAAAAGCCAAGCTCTTGGCCAAGGAAGGTATAGACCACCTGGTCACCATTCCCTTTACCAAAGAGTTTTCGCAGCTTAGCAGCGAAGAATTTATCCAGAAAGTCCTTATCGACAAGATCCAAACCAAAGTGTTGGTCATCGGCTATGACCACCGGTTTGGCAAAAACAGGGAAGGCAGCTTTGAGCATTTAATGGAGAACAAGGAGCGTTACGGCTTTGAACTGGAAGAAATATCGCGGGAAGATATTGACCATGTAGGTATCTCCAGCACCAAAATCAGAAAGGCACTTTTGGCCGGCCATGTGTCGGAAGCCAATGAATTTTTAGGCCGGGAATATGAACTGAACGGCATCGTCATCAAAGGCCAACAGATAGGCAGATCCATAGACTTTCCCACGGCCAATATCCATGTACCCAACAATTACAAATTGATTCCGGGGGATGGGGCCTATGCGGTCCGCATCAGTGTGGGTGAGGAATTTTATTTTGGCATGCTGAACATTGGTAACCGCCCTACTGTAGATGGTCTGGAAAAAACCGTGGAAGCCCATTTGTTTGACTACAACGACAATTTATACGATAAACAAATCACAGTTTATTTCAAAGATTTTTTGAGAGCGGAAAGAAAATTTGCAAATTTAGAAGAGTTAAAGGCCCAATTGGCCAAGGACAAGGCCAGGGCGAGACAAATTTTCGGTATATAA
- a CDS encoding CoA transferase subunit A: MINKTVSNADEAVKDIASNTVLMLGGFGLCGIPENCIKALLKKPLTGLTCISNNAGVDDFGIGLMLQQRMVKKMISSYVGENAEFERQLLSGELEVELIPQGTLAERTRAGGAGIPAFFTPAGVGTEVAEGKEIREFDGKLYILERWLKADFSLVKAWKGDTAGNLIFKGTARNFNPMMAAAGTITIAEVEELVPAGELDPNQIHTPGIYVQRIFKGTAYEKRIEKRTVKS, from the coding sequence ATGATCAACAAGACAGTTAGCAATGCTGATGAAGCCGTCAAGGACATCGCCAGCAACACGGTTTTGATGCTTGGTGGATTTGGCCTTTGTGGCATCCCAGAAAACTGTATCAAGGCCCTGCTCAAAAAACCACTCACAGGACTGACCTGTATTTCCAATAATGCAGGCGTAGATGACTTTGGCATTGGGCTGATGCTGCAGCAACGCATGGTCAAGAAAATGATTTCCAGCTATGTGGGAGAAAATGCTGAGTTTGAGAGGCAATTGCTCAGTGGTGAACTGGAGGTGGAGTTGATTCCCCAAGGCACCTTGGCTGAAAGAACCCGGGCCGGAGGCGCTGGGATTCCTGCTTTCTTCACCCCTGCCGGCGTGGGTACGGAAGTCGCCGAAGGGAAGGAAATTCGGGAATTCGATGGCAAGCTGTATATCCTCGAAAGATGGCTTAAAGCAGATTTTTCATTGGTCAAAGCCTGGAAGGGCGATACCGCAGGCAACCTGATCTTCAAAGGTACCGCCAGGAATTTTAACCCGATGATGGCTGCTGCGGGAACTATTACCATTGCCGAAGTGGAAGAACTGGTCCCTGCGGGGGAACTGGACCCTAACCAGATCCACACGCCCGGCATCTATGTGCAACGTATTTTTAAAGGCACTGCTTACGAAAAGCGCATCGAAAAGAGAACCGTCAAGTCCTAG
- a CDS encoding 3-oxoacid CoA-transferase subunit B: protein MLDKIQIARRIAREIKNGQYINLGIGIPTLVANYIPDDLEVVLQSENGLLGIGPFPPEEEVDADLINAGKQTISMVKGSVLFNSAESFGMIRGGHVHLTILGAMEVSENGDIANWKIPGKMVKGMGGAMDLVASAAHIIVAMQHCSKDGKSKLLKKCTLPITGIKCVNKIVTDLAVLKVLPQGGFKLLERAPGVSVEEIQSKTEGRLVVEGEIPEMDL from the coding sequence ATGTTAGACAAAATCCAAATTGCCCGGCGTATCGCCAGAGAGATCAAAAACGGTCAATATATCAATCTAGGCATTGGCATCCCTACCTTGGTGGCCAATTATATCCCGGATGACCTAGAGGTAGTCTTGCAGTCTGAAAATGGCCTTTTGGGCATTGGACCTTTTCCTCCTGAAGAAGAAGTGGATGCTGACCTGATCAATGCTGGAAAGCAGACGATCAGCATGGTAAAAGGCTCGGTACTTTTTAATTCCGCAGAATCCTTTGGCATGATCCGAGGTGGTCATGTACACCTCACCATCTTGGGGGCCATGGAAGTTTCCGAGAATGGGGACATTGCCAACTGGAAAATACCGGGGAAGATGGTCAAAGGTATGGGGGGCGCCATGGACCTGGTCGCATCTGCAGCGCACATCATCGTGGCCATGCAGCACTGCAGCAAGGATGGCAAGTCCAAGCTGCTTAAGAAATGTACCCTGCCCATCACCGGGATCAAGTGCGTCAATAAGATCGTGACCGACTTGGCCGTCCTTAAAGTCCTTCCCCAAGGGGGATTCAAGCTGCTCGAGCGTGCACCTGGGGTCAGTGTAGAAGAAATCCAATCGAAAACAGAAGGCAGGCTGGTGGTGGAAGGAGAAATTCCTGAGATGGATTTATGA